The proteins below are encoded in one region of Homo sapiens chromosome 2, GRCh38.p14 Primary Assembly:
- the CAPN14 gene encoding calpain-14 isoform 2 (isoform 2 is encoded by transcript variant 2), giving the protein MLASSGSGLSGSYEDLQSGQVSEALVDFTGGVTMTINLAEAHGNLWDILIEATYNRTLIGCQTHSGEKILENGLVEGHAYTLTGIRKVTCKHRPEYLVKLRNPWGKVEWKGDWSDSSSKWELLSPKEKILLLRKDNDGEFWMTLQDFKTHFVLLVICKLTPGLLSQEAAQKWTYTMREGRWEKRSTAGGQRQLLQDTFWKNPQFLLSVWRPEEGRRSLRPCSVLVSLLQKPRHRCRKRKPLLAIGFYLYRMNKYHDDQRRLPPEFFQRNTPLSQPDRFLKEKEVSQELCLEPGTYLIVPCILEAHQKSEFVLRVFSRKHIFYEIGSNSGVVFSKEIEDQNERQDEFFTKFFEKHPEINAVQLQNLLNQMTWSSLGSRQPFFSLEACQGILALLDLNASGTMSIQEFRDLWKQLKLSQKVFHKQDRGSGYLNWEQLHAAMREAGIMLSDDVCQLMLIRYGGPRLQMDFVSFIHLMLRVENMEDVFQNLTQDGKGIYLQKPEWMMMALYS; this is encoded by the exons ATGCTGGCATCTTCCGGTTCTGG GCTCTCTGGTTCCTATGAAGACTTGCAGTCAGGACAGGTGTCTGAAGCCCTTGTAGACTTCACTGGAGGGGTGACAATGACCATCAACCTGGCAGAAGCCCATGGCAACCTCTGGGACATCCTCATCGAAGCCACCTACAACAGAACCCTCATTGGCTGCCAGACCCACTCAGGG GAGAAGATTCTGGAGAATGGGCTGGTGGAAGGCCATGCCTATACTCTCACAGGAATCAGGAAG GTGACCTGCAAACATAGACCTGAATATCTCGTCAAGCTACGGAACCCCTGGGGAAaggtggaatggaaaggagacTGGAGTGACAG ttcaaGTAAATGGGAGCTGCTGAGCCCCAAGGAGAAGATTCTGCTTCTGAGGAAAGACAATGACGGAGAATTCTG GATGACGCTGCAGGACTTTAAAACACATTTCGTGCTCCTGGTTATCTGTAAACTGACCCCAGGCCTGTTGAGCCAGGAGGCGGCCCAGAAGTGGACGTACACCATGCGGGAGGGGAGATGGGAGAAGCGGAGCACAGCTGGTGGCCAGAGGCAGTTGCTGCAGG ACACATTTTGGAAGAACCCGCAGTTCCTGCTGTCTGTCTGGAGGCCCGAGGAGGGCAGGAGATCCCTGAGGCCCTGCAGCGTGCTGGTGTCCCTGCTCCAGAAGCCCAGGCACAGGTGCCGCAAGCGGAAGCCTCTCCTCGCCATTGGCTTCTACCTGTATAGG atgaacAAG TACCATGATGACCAGAGGAGACTGCCCCCTGAGTTCTTCCAGAGAAACACTCCTCTGAGCCAGCCTGATAGGTTTCTCAAGGAGAAAGAAGTGAGTCAGGAGCTGTGTCTGGAACCAGGGACGTACCTCATCGTGCCCTGCATATTGGAGGCCCACCAGAAGTCAGAGTTCGTCCTCAGGGTCTTCTCCAGGAAGCACATCTTTTA TGAAATTGGCAGCAATTCTGGTGTCGTCTTCTCAAAG GAGATAGAAGACCAAAATGAAAGGCAGGATGAATTCTTCACCAAATTCTTTGAAAAG CATCCAGAGATTAATGCAGTTCAACTTCAGAACCTCCTGAACCAGATGACCTGGTCAA GTCTGGGGAGCAGACAGCCCTTCTTTAGCCTGGAAGCCTGCCAGGGGATCCTGGCCTTACTGGAC CTTAATGCATCAGGTACTATGAGCATCCAGGAATTCAGGGACCTGTGGAAGCAGCTGAAGCTCTCTCAG AAGGTTTTCCACAAGCAAGACCGTGGGTCAGGATACCTGAACTGGGAGCAGCTGCACGCTGCCATGAGGGAGGCAG GAATCATGCTCAGTGATGACGTCTGTCAGCTGATGCTCATCCGCTACGGCGGCCCCCGCCTCCAGATGGACTTTGTCAGTTTCATCCACTTGATGCTGCGTGTAGAGAACATGGAGG ATGTCTTCCAAAACTTAACCCAAGATGGCAAAGGGATATACCTCCAGAAGCCAGAG